A genomic stretch from Sphingobacterium sp. ML3W includes:
- a CDS encoding Imm19 family immunity protein, whose amino-acid sequence MDKRISIKELERNVIFWYYYLCWFRGYDTENELNIDEALDVLKIDAEDLANWEQLFFPPNTDDEVLRYIAEDLTEELSIYIQFRSNAIVFFLNDNYIGNLGGHFEAWFLTLEELKSFVKYPFVFLLLLPMLGIPAAQAQETRSLIAKHLKIIPILADHASYIASCITNGLVMTNGFVQQNALGLTNDQNHSVRNINQYPSDKDDIIELNKILEQFVHKD is encoded by the coding sequence ATGGATAAACGCATTTCAATAAAGGAGCTTGAGAGAAACGTAATCTTTTGGTATTATTATTTATGCTGGTTCCGTGGTTATGATACTGAAAACGAATTAAATATTGATGAAGCACTGGATGTTCTAAAAATTGATGCGGAGGATTTAGCCAATTGGGAACAACTTTTCTTCCCTCCTAATACAGATGATGAAGTACTTCGATATATCGCTGAAGACCTGACAGAGGAATTGTCCATTTATATCCAATTCCGTTCAAATGCAATCGTTTTCTTTCTCAATGATAACTATATCGGTAATCTAGGCGGCCATTTTGAAGCCTGGTTTCTGACCTTAGAAGAATTGAAATCTTTTGTGAAGTATCCGTTTGTATTTTTGTTACTTCTACCGATGCTCGGCATTCCGGCAGCACAGGCACAAGAAACCAGATCATTGATAGCAAAACACTTGAAAATTATTCCAATTCTTGCAGATCATGCTTCATATATCGCAAGCTGTATCACAAACGGGTTAGTTATGACAAACGGTTTTGTACAGCAAAATGCACTAGGCCTAACCAATGATCAAAATCACAGTGTCAGAAATATAAATCAATATCCGAGCGATAAAGATGACATCATCGAACTGAATAAAATATTGGAACAGTTTGTCCACAAAGACTAA
- a CDS encoding triple tyrosine motif-containing protein, whose protein sequence is MKCFVILFFMLLSVFSNRLIGQDLLGLPLVYNYSKSIYQGGSRTWDIKQDSHGIMYFGNSEGLLTFDGRYWKTFSLPNHTNIRSIWIDANDRIYVGGQGDFGYFERSSQSGLTYRSLKELIPPKYRNFADIWNTVGLGQSVFFRGTDVIFELKGQKIQVHPAAVEWYFIGQSGGILYAQDRKNGLLEFRDNKWTPYITDLPFKDVKIATIMPFGKDRILLSTLNNENYALKGRKMTRLNKQDNDGSYTPSLAQIDELTFVVGNAKEGCHIRDMAGNTIQRIGVKEGLQNKNVTTVFVDKQKNIWIGTDNVISVISYGSAIRYLRPNMDNDVTGYSSVIFDNTLYLSSSNGVYYANIKSDLIDQSRSPAVFSLLQGSDAGEAWRLEQLNGHVLLGHNKGLFQITDHSIKPLTQGIGTWKLLPLNMVYPIEESLVGTYQGLELLHFHNGVFSSKGLLNGPSDSFRFLEQDENGTIWASHPYRGIYRITLSKDKKSYQAELYTQKNGLPADYQNYVFRIKNQVVFATEKGLYNYDYNSKRFVPSKQFAAFKDLTIRYLKDDQDGNIWFCTKKTVGLGQFEAKKGTYHLVNFPEIEGMSTSGFEHIYSFDKNNIYVGAEKGVLHINYDKYLKQSFKLVAMLSQVIATGKGDSLIFAGFFSNISKLKEASGKDSILQLPAVFNSFRFSFSSPSYGIHQHLEFSYKLSGYDENWSSWTQQSEKSYTNLQDGQYTFLVKVRNNLNQESNVAEYSFVVLPPWYKTLWAKIGYFLLATLGVLGLIRLRKIEQHKQQLKHEKQLEQLRYIHQLEIEKNEKEIVKLNNEKLADEVITKTKELASTSMQLLENSGALIKVRDELAKLDTGDDEDSNLKRINNLLKDIEKNSANWNQFASHFDELNDGFLNKLKEKHPGLSRNDLKVCAYLKLHFTSKQIAQLQNITVRGVEIHRYRLRKKLQVETELSLNDYLNTI, encoded by the coding sequence ATGAAGTGTTTTGTCATCCTATTTTTTATGCTACTTTCTGTTTTTTCAAATCGGCTGATAGGACAGGATTTGCTTGGCTTACCACTGGTGTACAATTATAGCAAATCGATATATCAGGGTGGGAGCCGAACTTGGGATATCAAACAGGATAGCCATGGGATTATGTATTTTGGCAATAGTGAAGGGTTATTGACATTTGATGGACGATATTGGAAAACATTCTCCTTGCCCAACCATACCAATATCCGCTCCATATGGATTGATGCTAATGATCGTATATATGTGGGTGGTCAAGGGGACTTTGGCTATTTTGAACGCTCTTCACAATCGGGATTGACCTACAGGTCATTGAAAGAGTTAATTCCTCCAAAATATCGAAACTTTGCGGATATCTGGAATACTGTTGGGTTAGGACAATCAGTTTTTTTTCGAGGAACTGATGTTATATTTGAATTAAAAGGGCAAAAAATCCAAGTACACCCTGCTGCTGTGGAATGGTATTTTATTGGACAATCGGGGGGAATATTATATGCACAGGACCGGAAGAATGGTTTGTTAGAATTCCGGGATAATAAATGGACTCCTTATATCACAGACTTACCCTTTAAAGATGTTAAGATTGCTACTATAATGCCTTTTGGCAAGGATCGTATATTATTATCTACTTTAAATAATGAAAATTATGCCTTGAAAGGCAGAAAAATGACGCGATTGAATAAGCAGGATAACGATGGTAGCTATACCCCATCCTTAGCACAGATCGACGAGTTAACATTTGTTGTGGGTAATGCAAAAGAAGGTTGTCACATACGTGATATGGCCGGAAATACAATACAACGGATCGGCGTCAAGGAAGGTTTGCAAAATAAGAACGTCACCACCGTTTTCGTTGATAAGCAAAAGAATATATGGATCGGTACTGATAATGTAATTTCGGTCATCAGTTATGGAAGCGCTATTCGTTACCTGAGACCAAATATGGACAATGATGTTACCGGATATTCCTCTGTTATCTTTGATAATACACTTTATCTTTCTTCATCCAATGGAGTATATTATGCCAATATAAAAAGTGATCTAATAGATCAAAGCCGTTCGCCGGCCGTGTTTTCACTGCTTCAGGGGAGTGATGCTGGAGAAGCCTGGCGCTTAGAACAACTCAATGGCCACGTGTTACTGGGGCACAATAAGGGTTTGTTTCAGATCACGGATCATTCCATCAAACCACTAACACAGGGTATAGGGACATGGAAATTGCTTCCATTAAATATGGTATATCCTATTGAAGAGAGTTTAGTTGGTACCTATCAGGGCTTGGAGCTATTGCATTTTCATAACGGTGTTTTCTCATCCAAAGGCCTGCTCAATGGACCATCTGATTCTTTTCGCTTTCTTGAACAGGATGAAAATGGAACAATATGGGCCTCACATCCCTACAGAGGAATATATCGAATAACACTGTCAAAAGATAAGAAGTCTTATCAGGCTGAGCTCTATACTCAAAAGAATGGACTACCCGCGGATTATCAAAATTATGTGTTTAGAATAAAAAATCAAGTGGTATTTGCAACGGAAAAAGGGCTTTATAATTATGATTATAATAGCAAGCGATTTGTGCCAAGCAAACAGTTTGCTGCTTTTAAGGATCTGACCATCCGCTATCTAAAGGATGACCAAGATGGAAATATCTGGTTTTGTACAAAGAAAACAGTTGGCCTTGGACAGTTTGAGGCCAAAAAGGGAACCTATCATTTGGTTAATTTTCCAGAAATAGAAGGCATGAGCACCTCCGGTTTTGAGCATATCTATAGTTTCGATAAAAATAATATCTATGTAGGCGCAGAAAAAGGAGTGCTTCATATCAATTATGACAAATACCTGAAACAAAGCTTTAAACTGGTCGCTATGCTCTCGCAAGTCATCGCAACAGGGAAGGGTGATAGTCTTATTTTTGCTGGTTTTTTTTCAAATATCTCAAAACTAAAAGAAGCGTCTGGAAAGGATAGTATCTTGCAGTTGCCTGCTGTTTTCAATTCTTTCCGATTTAGCTTCTCTTCACCAAGTTATGGCATACATCAACATCTTGAGTTTAGCTATAAATTGTCGGGGTATGATGAGAATTGGTCTTCTTGGACACAGCAGTCCGAAAAGTCGTATACCAACTTGCAGGACGGCCAGTATACGTTCTTAGTTAAGGTTCGGAACAACCTAAATCAAGAGTCCAATGTAGCGGAATACAGTTTTGTCGTTTTGCCACCTTGGTATAAAACCTTATGGGCAAAAATTGGCTATTTTCTACTCGCTACACTTGGTGTATTGGGTCTGATTCGTCTGCGAAAAATTGAACAGCACAAACAGCAGCTAAAACATGAAAAACAATTGGAGCAATTGCGTTACATCCATCAGCTGGAAATTGAAAAAAATGAAAAAGAAATTGTGAAGCTGAACAATGAGAAGTTGGCAGATGAGGTCATCACCAAAACAAAAGAATTGGCGAGTACTAGTATGCAGCTGCTGGAAAATTCGGGAGCATTGATCAAAGTAAGGGATGAATTGGCTAAGCTGGATACGGGTGACGATGAAGATTCCAATCTAAAGCGCATTAATAACCTATTAAAAGATATTGAAAAAAACAGCGCTAACTGGAATCAATTTGCCAGCCATTTTGATGAGCTTAACGATGGTTTTTTGAATAAGTTAAAGGAAAAACATCCGGGATTATCCCGCAATGATCTTAAAGTATGTGCTTATTTGAAACTTCATTTTACATCCAAACAAATTGCGCAATTACAGAATATTACCGTCAGAGGAGTTGAAATCCACCGCTATAGATTACGAAAAAAATTACAGGTCGAAACGGAGCTGTCATTAAATGATTATCTGAATACGATTTGA
- a CDS encoding VOC family protein, producing MKRFFFIVSILSAFCMGYAFNAVKNDTIEPPMKRVTGIGGIFFKCKDPKKMRAWYATHLGLNTNEYGAVFEWYQGADSTKKGFSQWSPFNEKTSYFQPSEKDFMINYRVENLEYLVAELKKEGVNVLDEIEIFDYGKFVHIMDIEGNKIELWQPNDVVYENLGKSMGAKTTK from the coding sequence ATGAAAAGATTCTTTTTTATTGTCAGTATATTATCGGCGTTTTGCATGGGCTATGCTTTTAACGCAGTGAAGAATGATACGATAGAACCTCCAATGAAAAGGGTGACAGGGATTGGTGGAATCTTTTTTAAGTGTAAAGACCCTAAAAAAATGCGGGCTTGGTATGCTACTCATCTCGGGCTGAATACAAATGAATATGGTGCAGTATTTGAATGGTACCAGGGAGCGGACAGTACCAAGAAAGGTTTTTCTCAATGGAGCCCTTTTAACGAGAAAACCAGCTATTTTCAACCATCCGAAAAAGATTTCATGATCAACTATCGTGTCGAAAACCTCGAATATTTAGTTGCTGAATTGAAAAAAGAAGGAGTAAATGTACTGGATGAAATAGAAATATTTGATTATGGAAAATTCGTTCATATCATGGATATTGAAGGGAATAAAATCGAACTATGGCAACCCAATGATGTGGTGTATGAAAATCTTGGAAAAAGTATGGGAGCGAAAACGACAAAGTAA
- a CDS encoding integrin alpha: protein MNSTSTKQEAAADTTIPPQQSQAEKALPAASAPMINPTDSVIAGQVLVPFAYRIWDDNNVSKVINNGWLELHRKNGKYNVAPAKYTITYEKEEPCSGLPTETINPQNDVLVFFNISAIQNGSVDSIAIPNKIIPPNKPAEFTYKNDRYELRATGIEFYRDEDQKPNARYTLKLFVNGQYQRTLIDQTAYHDTATALEFIGDLDRDGKLDFVISSPRDYEESRTIIILSTAAYPFVGTVQFDC from the coding sequence ATGAATTCAACATCGACAAAACAAGAGGCAGCAGCGGATACAACAATTCCTCCTCAGCAATCACAAGCTGAAAAAGCCCTTCCAGCTGCATCAGCACCAATGATCAATCCGACGGACTCCGTGATAGCTGGTCAGGTTTTAGTACCTTTTGCTTATCGCATCTGGGATGATAATAACGTATCCAAAGTGATTAACAACGGCTGGTTGGAACTTCATCGTAAAAACGGAAAATATAACGTTGCACCAGCGAAATATACCATTACTTATGAGAAAGAAGAACCTTGTTCGGGCTTACCCACAGAAACCATAAATCCGCAAAATGATGTGTTGGTGTTTTTTAACATATCCGCTATACAGAATGGTTCAGTAGACAGTATAGCAATTCCCAATAAGATTATTCCCCCCAATAAACCTGCTGAATTTACCTATAAAAATGACCGTTATGAGTTGCGTGCTACTGGTATTGAATTCTATAGGGATGAGGATCAGAAACCCAATGCAAGATATACATTAAAGCTTTTTGTCAACGGTCAATATCAGCGGACACTGATCGACCAGACTGCCTATCATGATACAGCGACGGCGCTCGAATTTATTGGCGACCTCGATCGGGATGGTAAATTAGACTTTGTTATCTCCAGTCCCCGTGATTACGAAGAATCGAGAACGATCATTATCCTATCCACAGCAGCATATCCATTTGTTGGTACGGTACAGTTTGATTGTTAG
- a CDS encoding GH1 family beta-glucosidase: MHLTKDAFGKDFIWGVSTAAYQIEGAHDQHGKGPSIWDIFVKKRNRIFQNQHGDHACDFYNRYTQDLALMQGMHIPNYRFSLSWSRILPNGIGQPNQSGMDFYDRLIDLSLELGITPWVTLYHWDLPHALEKKGGWVNRDVKDWFGEFVSTCVARYGDRVKNWMVLNEPTVFTAAGYFFGVHAPERKGLGNFLAAAHHAALAQAHGARIIKSLQPDSQVGTTFSCSHVEPFTSREKDVIAAKKADVLLNRLFIEPLLGMGYPTQEIKILNRIEKYIKQGDENDLKFDMDFIGIQNYTREMIRYAMFVPYLQAKIVTAKERKVEMTEMNWEVYPSSIYQMLKKFSSYPNMPPLLVTENGAAFKDQIEHGQVHDPRRLNYLQEAIQHVYQAKEEGVNVKGYFVWTFLDNFEWAEGYRPRFGLVYVDFQNQQRIIKSSGHWYANFLK; encoded by the coding sequence ATGCATTTAACCAAAGATGCCTTTGGCAAAGATTTTATTTGGGGAGTATCTACCGCCGCTTATCAAATCGAGGGGGCACATGATCAACATGGCAAAGGCCCTTCTATATGGGATATCTTTGTAAAGAAAAGAAACCGTATATTTCAAAATCAACATGGCGATCACGCCTGTGATTTCTACAATCGCTATACACAAGACCTCGCATTAATGCAAGGTATGCACATTCCTAATTATCGTTTTTCCTTGTCTTGGAGCCGTATCCTGCCAAATGGTATTGGGCAGCCCAATCAGTCAGGTATGGATTTCTATGATCGCCTGATCGACCTCTCACTGGAACTGGGGATTACACCCTGGGTTACGCTATATCACTGGGATCTCCCCCATGCTTTAGAAAAAAAAGGTGGCTGGGTCAACCGTGATGTCAAAGATTGGTTTGGTGAATTTGTATCCACATGTGTTGCCCGTTATGGAGATCGTGTCAAAAATTGGATGGTGCTTAATGAGCCAACCGTATTTACGGCTGCAGGATATTTCTTTGGTGTACATGCTCCGGAAAGAAAAGGTTTGGGCAACTTTCTTGCGGCGGCTCACCATGCTGCATTAGCACAAGCACATGGCGCTAGGATCATAAAATCATTACAACCGGACAGCCAGGTGGGTACGACTTTTTCCTGTTCCCATGTAGAACCATTCACCTCAAGGGAAAAAGATGTGATTGCGGCAAAAAAAGCGGATGTATTACTCAATAGATTGTTCATCGAGCCATTACTGGGCATGGGTTACCCTACACAGGAAATCAAAATTCTCAATCGAATTGAAAAATACATCAAACAGGGTGATGAGAACGATTTAAAGTTTGATATGGACTTTATCGGTATTCAAAATTATACACGTGAAATGATTCGCTATGCCATGTTTGTCCCCTATCTTCAGGCAAAGATCGTGACGGCCAAGGAGCGTAAAGTTGAAATGACCGAAATGAACTGGGAAGTATACCCTAGCTCCATCTACCAAATGCTGAAAAAATTCAGTAGTTACCCCAATATGCCGCCACTCCTTGTTACCGAAAATGGAGCTGCTTTTAAGGATCAAATTGAGCATGGACAGGTACATGATCCCAGACGGTTGAACTATTTGCAAGAAGCCATACAGCATGTCTATCAGGCAAAAGAAGAAGGTGTAAATGTGAAAGGCTACTTCGTCTGGACTTTTTTAGACAATTTTGAATGGGCGGAAGGATATCGGCCACGATTTGGGTTGGTGTATGTTGATTTTCAAAACCAGCAGCGTATTATAAAATCCTCAGGTCACTGGTATGCTAACTTCTTAAAATAA
- a CDS encoding RagB/SusD family nutrient uptake outer membrane protein, with the protein MKTLKYILIASCLGLSFTITSCSKFLDKPLENQQRSEEIDYSNTALMYGPVSGVYRSASDDNLVHWIDLSIRCMRDDDYQQAAPNPNDNPELMGIKNFQNDVTIQSYWGLNQSWISYYSLVIAANNALIELDNFAAKIPASNTADLKLNKQYKAEVRFLRAYAHLMASRLFGDVPILIDSDNIGRLATINKSTAAEVRQFIIDEMNACSEDLEDARPNQSKHIGAVTKYTALLLKAKAAADLAGNDNGSTHWNEVLDATNKIIASGRFSLYPNYYELFKIPGKLANESIFELQYSDFGLGTGDIVRPGVDWGTFFKWQGPSGDQKGSPISGAGWVPPSQNIVDFLTNRGETERLKTTIQYCGINGNPATTATTPSGDVVYGNPFGVKYFNGKAYLPKSQMTAGRMEYGANNNVRILRYADVLLLNAEAKVRKGQNGDEPFRLIRERAKLTPIANVTLNQILDERRAEFACEWWGERFNDLVRTGHAKDVFGSKFIPGVSEFLPIPQTQIDANPNFR; encoded by the coding sequence ATGAAAACTTTAAAATATATTCTGATTGCAAGCTGCTTAGGCCTCTCTTTTACCATAACCAGCTGTAGTAAGTTTTTGGACAAACCCTTAGAAAACCAGCAGCGCTCCGAAGAAATAGATTATAGCAATACCGCTTTGATGTATGGTCCGGTTTCTGGTGTATACCGTTCGGCTTCGGATGATAATCTGGTGCATTGGATTGACCTCTCCATTCGCTGTATGCGCGATGATGACTATCAGCAAGCTGCACCAAACCCAAATGATAATCCCGAGTTAATGGGTATCAAAAATTTTCAGAATGATGTTACAATTCAATCCTATTGGGGCCTAAATCAGTCTTGGATTAGCTATTACAGCCTTGTCATTGCAGCAAACAACGCACTGATCGAACTGGATAATTTTGCGGCTAAAATTCCAGCCTCCAATACAGCAGATTTAAAGCTGAATAAACAATACAAAGCGGAAGTTCGCTTTCTCAGAGCATATGCCCATCTCATGGCCTCACGATTGTTTGGCGATGTACCTATTCTAATTGATAGCGATAATATCGGCCGATTAGCTACGATCAATAAAAGCACCGCAGCGGAAGTCCGACAATTTATTATTGATGAAATGAATGCCTGTTCGGAGGATCTTGAAGATGCACGTCCAAACCAGTCTAAACACATTGGTGCTGTGACAAAATACACCGCCCTGCTGTTAAAAGCAAAAGCAGCAGCAGATCTGGCTGGAAATGACAATGGAAGCACGCATTGGAATGAAGTGCTTGATGCCACCAACAAAATTATAGCCAGTGGTCGGTTTTCTTTATATCCTAACTATTATGAGCTTTTTAAAATTCCTGGCAAGCTGGCTAATGAGTCAATCTTTGAACTACAATATTCCGATTTTGGATTAGGCACAGGTGATATCGTTCGACCAGGTGTCGACTGGGGGACTTTCTTCAAATGGCAAGGTCCTTCAGGTGATCAGAAAGGGAGTCCTATTTCCGGTGCCGGATGGGTTCCGCCTTCACAAAATATTGTTGATTTCCTTACCAATAGAGGTGAAACCGAACGTTTAAAAACGACGATCCAATATTGTGGAATCAATGGCAATCCGGCTACAACCGCGACAACACCAAGTGGAGACGTGGTCTATGGTAATCCTTTTGGTGTCAAATATTTCAACGGCAAGGCCTATCTTCCGAAATCCCAGATGACAGCAGGTCGAATGGAATATGGTGCGAATAATAATGTTCGTATATTACGTTATGCAGATGTACTTTTATTAAATGCGGAAGCAAAGGTCAGAAAGGGACAAAATGGGGACGAACCTTTTCGCCTGATTCGCGAACGCGCAAAACTAACACCAATTGCCAATGTCACCTTAAATCAGATCCTTGACGAACGTCGGGCTGAATTTGCCTGTGAATGGTGGGGCGAACGTTTCAATGACTTGGTTCGTACGGGGCATGCAAAAGATGTCTTTGGTTCAAAATTCATTCCCGGTGTAAGCGAGTTTCTCCCTATACCTCAGACCCAAATAGATGCAAATCCTAACTTTAGATAA
- a CDS encoding TonB-dependent receptor — MRNNISIIASVALFSCLTNTVMAQNKTISGRITNQAGNPIVASIFLQGNSKIGTSSNENGDFSLSIPQNSTNLVISSLGYETQTVSINGNLLNIQLQPKGDFNLDEVVVVGYGTQRKGDLTAPIGKVDMGEMVKRTVANPMDALQGAVTGVQIVSSGAPGSTPSVRVRGVGSFNNESPLYVVDGMFMDNIDFLNPNDIADISILKDASGAAIYGVRAANGVILVTTKKGSLNMKSKITYNGFAGFQTPTNVLKMANAQQYAAYATAIGNDAFVKSSVQKFGGTETNPAMDTDWFKELLRSKALITNHNLDMMGGGEKITYAMGLNYVKQDGIMDASNMNQKYNIRMQVDAKVTDWLKAGFSAHFNNFKTYSPNNAAFRQAYFASPLYPVYDPSLELAKPEKFGSSTAIGMQSGFWYNNPIATAFYNTNQTKGFQILPTIYLEAELWKDKITFRSQLSQRYQSTHNINYNPVYYIDNDQRNDRSFLRSAQARNTNYILDNLLTYKDQADKHHWSVLLGQSSREERWRETWVQANDVPASEEFWYVGVDAQGTGSATGYGERGSRNAGISYFTRGTYDYDNKYLLTATFRADGSSKYQTKWGYFPSIGLGWVLTREKFMENQKLFNQLKLRGSWGKLGNDGIQPNAGYATVYSGNNYSGIFGSEGATNGTRVPGYRVGRFFTQVRWEVVEEWDGGLDFALLNNRLTGTVDYYHRTTNDLAFSRPIPFSWDRVYGNWGSVTNSGWEIGLQWKDKVGDFGYAIGGNLTTLKNRVKNLGGLENIMNGYPEWSAEFPARIELNQPINFYYGYEVAGVYQNQAQIDADPIAKRYNQQNPNTPILPGYLQYKDQNNNGELDEKDRVNLGNYLPTIAYGFNLAFDYKKFDLSIAFQGVAGNKIHNLNRAMRRKYNQMNADAAFIENLWTGEGSSNTHPSAKGSVAPWNLQASSFFVESGAYLRIQNIQLGYNFDLNKIPVRVFATADRPFIFTKYNGFTPEIAGMGFDANVYPVASSYSLGVKVSF, encoded by the coding sequence ATGAGAAATAATATCAGTATTATTGCCAGTGTTGCACTGTTCTCTTGCTTGACAAATACGGTCATGGCACAGAACAAAACCATCAGTGGAAGGATCACCAACCAAGCGGGAAATCCTATTGTCGCGAGCATCTTTTTGCAGGGCAATTCCAAGATCGGTACCAGCAGCAACGAGAACGGGGATTTTAGTCTTTCAATTCCGCAAAATTCGACCAATTTGGTGATCTCCTCTTTGGGGTATGAAACACAAACCGTTTCTATAAATGGGAACCTCTTAAATATTCAGCTCCAACCCAAAGGTGACTTCAATCTGGACGAAGTAGTTGTTGTCGGCTATGGTACACAACGAAAAGGAGACCTAACAGCTCCTATTGGAAAAGTAGATATGGGAGAAATGGTCAAACGGACTGTGGCCAATCCAATGGATGCCCTACAGGGTGCTGTCACCGGCGTTCAGATCGTCAGTTCCGGCGCACCGGGATCAACGCCATCCGTCCGTGTCCGTGGTGTAGGCTCTTTTAATAATGAAAGTCCCCTATATGTTGTGGATGGCATGTTTATGGACAATATTGATTTCCTGAATCCAAATGATATTGCCGACATCTCTATTTTGAAGGACGCTTCCGGCGCGGCAATTTATGGGGTACGTGCAGCAAATGGCGTTATTTTGGTTACGACAAAAAAAGGAAGCTTAAACATGAAGTCCAAAATTACATATAATGGTTTCGCTGGCTTCCAGACACCAACAAATGTTTTAAAAATGGCCAATGCGCAGCAATATGCGGCCTATGCAACGGCTATTGGTAATGACGCATTTGTAAAGAGTTCTGTACAGAAATTTGGTGGTACCGAAACCAATCCCGCGATGGATACAGATTGGTTCAAAGAACTGTTGCGTTCCAAGGCTCTGATCACAAACCATAACTTGGATATGATGGGTGGAGGTGAAAAAATAACCTATGCGATGGGACTTAATTACGTCAAACAGGATGGGATTATGGATGCCAGCAATATGAACCAAAAATACAATATCCGAATGCAGGTGGATGCTAAAGTAACAGACTGGTTAAAAGCAGGCTTTAGTGCACATTTCAATAATTTCAAAACCTATTCACCTAACAACGCCGCATTCAGACAGGCCTATTTTGCTTCGCCACTCTATCCAGTCTACGACCCTTCACTGGAACTTGCCAAACCTGAAAAATTTGGATCCAGTACTGCGATTGGCATGCAATCCGGATTTTGGTACAATAATCCGATTGCAACGGCATTCTACAATACCAATCAAACCAAAGGTTTTCAGATTTTACCAACAATCTATTTAGAGGCAGAGCTTTGGAAAGATAAGATCACTTTTCGCTCACAGCTTAGCCAGCGGTATCAATCCACCCACAACATAAACTATAATCCTGTTTATTATATTGATAATGACCAACGCAACGACCGCTCTTTTTTACGATCAGCGCAAGCACGTAACACCAATTATATCTTAGATAACCTCTTAACCTATAAAGATCAGGCCGACAAACATCACTGGTCTGTTCTACTAGGCCAGTCTTCGCGTGAAGAACGCTGGCGTGAGACCTGGGTTCAAGCCAATGATGTACCTGCGTCCGAAGAATTTTGGTATGTGGGGGTGGATGCCCAAGGTACTGGTTCAGCTACTGGTTACGGTGAGAGAGGGTCAAGAAATGCAGGTATATCCTATTTCACGAGAGGCACCTATGACTATGACAACAAGTATCTATTGACCGCAACATTCCGTGCTGATGGAAGTTCAAAATATCAGACAAAATGGGGTTATTTCCCCTCGATAGGTTTGGGTTGGGTATTGACCCGCGAAAAGTTTATGGAAAACCAAAAACTCTTCAATCAATTGAAGCTCCGTGGAAGCTGGGGTAAATTGGGGAACGACGGTATTCAACCCAATGCTGGATACGCGACAGTGTATTCGGGCAATAACTATTCGGGAATATTCGGCAGTGAAGGTGCAACAAATGGAACACGTGTACCCGGATATCGTGTCGGCCGATTTTTCACCCAGGTCCGTTGGGAAGTTGTTGAAGAATGGGATGGTGGTCTAGATTTCGCTTTGTTGAACAATCGCTTAACAGGTACAGTAGATTACTATCACCGTACAACAAACGATCTCGCTTTTAGCAGACCTATCCCCTTTTCTTGGGATCGTGTCTACGGCAATTGGGGCAGCGTAACGAACAGTGGCTGGGAGATTGGATTGCAATGGAAAGACAAGGTTGGTGACTTCGGCTATGCGATCGGCGGGAACCTGACCACATTAAAAAATCGAGTAAAGAACCTCGGTGGACTGGAGAATATCATGAATGGTTATCCCGAATGGTCAGCAGAATTTCCAGCGAGAATTGAGCTCAATCAACCCATCAACTTCTATTACGGTTATGAAGTTGCAGGTGTCTACCAAAATCAAGCGCAGATTGATGCAGATCCCATTGCGAAAAGATATAACCAACAAAATCCAAATACACCGATTTTACCGGGGTATCTTCAATACAAAGATCAGAACAACAATGGTGAGCTTGATGAAAAAGACCGCGTCAACCTTGGAAACTATCTTCCAACTATCGCCTACGGATTTAACCTAGCATTTGATTACAAAAAATTTGATTTAAGCATCGCCTTTCAAGGTGTAGCGGGCAACAAAATCCATAATCTTAATCGTGCAATGCGTCGAAAATACAATCAGATGAATGCAGATGCCGCTTTCATCGAAAATCTCTGGACCGGAGAAGGTAGCAGCAACACCCACCCTTCTGCAAAAGGATCTGTAGCCCCATGGAATCTGCAAGCAAGCTCGTTTTTTGTCGAGAGTGGTGCCTATCTACGGATACAGAATATTCAGCTGGGCTATAATTTTGATCTGAATAAAATACCTGTACGTGTTTTCGCGACAGCGGACCGCCCTTTTATATTCACTAAATACAATGGTTTTACGCCAGAAATAGCTGGAATGGGATTCGATGCCAACGTCTATCCAGTTGCTTCGTCTTATAGTCTAGGTGTCAAAGTATCGTTCTAA